One Thalassotalea sediminis DNA segment encodes these proteins:
- the cyaY gene encoding iron donor protein CyaY has product MNDTQYNLMADELLLTLEEAIEDCGIDIDYEGVGGMLTLTFKNASKIIINKQAPLHEIWVATKFNGHHFHFDNNQWHDKRGGGEFWQFISDAVSKQADAQVTLSA; this is encoded by the coding sequence TGGCCGACGAACTGTTATTGACCCTCGAAGAAGCAATAGAAGATTGTGGTATTGATATCGATTACGAAGGTGTTGGTGGCATGTTAACCCTTACCTTCAAAAATGCCAGCAAAATCATCATCAACAAACAAGCGCCGCTTCATGAAATATGGGTAGCAACCAAGTTTAATGGCCACCATTTTCATTTCGATAATAACCAGTGGCATGATAAACGCGGCGGCGGTGAATTTTGGCAATTTATTTCTGACGCTGTTTCAAAACAAGCAGACGCTCAAGTCACTCTAAGCGCATAA
- the hemC gene encoding hydroxymethylbilane synthase: MTKQIIRIATRKSALALWQAEYVKAQLEHFHDNLAVELVPMTTKGDIILDTPLAKVGGKGLFIKELEVAMLEGNADIAVHSMKDVPVEFPEGLGLEVICPREDPRDAFVSNHFNSIDELPQGAIVGTSSLRRESQLRARRPDLVIRSLRGNVNTRLAKLDAGEFDAIVLASAGLIRLQMLDRIRQYIPPEVMLPANGQGAVGIECRTNDETIKALLAPLECHETRIRVLAERAMNSKLEGGCQVPIGSYATLDGKHIYLRGLVGAVDGSEIISDEVQGDAENAEQLGNALAEKLLAQGADKILKQVYEQ, encoded by the coding sequence ATGACAAAACAGATCATTCGCATTGCTACACGTAAAAGTGCTTTAGCGTTGTGGCAAGCAGAGTATGTAAAAGCTCAATTAGAACACTTTCACGACAACCTTGCCGTGGAGCTCGTTCCAATGACGACAAAAGGCGATATTATTCTCGATACTCCATTGGCAAAAGTAGGCGGTAAAGGGCTTTTTATCAAAGAGTTAGAAGTGGCGATGCTAGAAGGTAATGCAGATATTGCCGTTCATTCGATGAAAGATGTACCTGTTGAATTCCCTGAAGGATTAGGGTTAGAGGTAATTTGTCCACGTGAAGATCCTCGTGACGCTTTCGTTTCTAATCATTTCAATAGTATTGACGAACTGCCACAGGGCGCAATAGTAGGTACCTCTAGCTTACGCCGAGAAAGCCAACTGCGGGCTAGACGCCCAGACTTAGTGATCCGTAGTTTACGTGGTAATGTGAATACACGCTTAGCGAAATTAGATGCTGGCGAGTTTGATGCCATCGTTTTAGCGTCCGCAGGGCTTATTCGCCTACAAATGTTAGACCGCATTCGTCAATATATTCCACCTGAAGTTATGTTACCCGCAAATGGCCAAGGTGCTGTCGGCATAGAGTGCCGTACAAATGATGAGACGATTAAAGCGCTATTAGCCCCTCTTGAATGCCATGAAACACGTATTCGTGTGTTAGCAGAACGCGCCATGAATAGTAAACTTGAAGGAGGGTGTCAGGTGCCTATTGGCAGCTATGCAACCTTAGATGGAAAACACATCTACCTTCGAGGATTAGTAGGGGCCGTTGATGGCAGTGAAATCATAAGTGACGAAGTACAAGGGGACGCCGAAAATGCAGAACAACTCGGCAATGCACTCGCTGAAAAGTTACTTGCGCAAGGCGCCGATAAAATATTAAAGCAGGTATATGAGCAATAG
- a CDS encoding uroporphyrinogen-III synthase, whose amino-acid sequence MSNSLYVLNTRPQPACWQLQQALDNASIKSICQPLLEYQANSSSKVLKSLVNEVKPNIVIFISQAAVDFTNNTWPLHDWLTPETTLIAVGNKTRDALKTLGLQAICPKRHDSEGMLALSPLSSPYISNSNVLIIRGNGGREHLATTLNARGANVHYFESYQRNWLNIPAEQDKVWKNKQINAMVITSESQLIRMVELLSPVNDYWANKCTFVVPSKRIAETGHSLGLRNILISDGANDSAIVKTLKGME is encoded by the coding sequence ATGAGCAATAGCTTGTACGTTCTCAATACCCGCCCACAACCCGCCTGCTGGCAATTACAGCAGGCGCTTGATAATGCGAGTATTAAAAGCATTTGCCAACCCTTACTTGAGTATCAGGCAAATAGTTCTAGCAAAGTACTAAAATCACTCGTTAACGAAGTTAAGCCCAACATTGTCATTTTTATCAGTCAAGCCGCTGTCGACTTTACAAATAACACATGGCCACTTCACGATTGGTTAACGCCAGAAACCACGTTAATTGCCGTTGGAAATAAAACTCGAGATGCGCTAAAAACGTTGGGGCTACAAGCAATATGTCCTAAACGCCATGATAGCGAAGGCATGCTAGCATTATCGCCATTATCTTCTCCTTACATTTCAAATAGCAACGTACTTATTATACGCGGCAATGGCGGCCGAGAACATTTAGCAACAACCTTGAATGCACGTGGTGCGAACGTACATTATTTTGAAAGTTATCAGCGAAATTGGCTAAATATTCCTGCAGAACAAGACAAAGTCTGGAAAAATAAGCAAATAAACGCTATGGTCATCACAAGTGAATCACAATTAATTCGCATGGTTGAACTGCTATCGCCAGTAAACGACTATTGGGCTAACAAATGTACGTTTGTCGTCCCTAGTAAACGTATTGCAGAAACAGGTCACTCGTTAGGCTTACGAAACATATTGATCAGTGACGGCGCCAATGACAGTGCCATCGTGAAAACTTTAAAAGGCATGGAATAA
- a CDS encoding uroporphyrinogen-III C-methyltransferase: MTAPTSPDNKTPNSKKEALGSDKDNSEKTTVDTKREDVKKSTPSAAPIKHTSNTISKTAVFAVLLSIVALAGIGALFYWQQQVAAERQTLIEAQLQSSNRAALTLIEQRLETQKIRFNETLKQALDTVQATNDNRIAQLNAQISRLSQSSPQDWLIHEAEYLIRVASRTMWLERDTIAAINLLSDADERLKELNAPKFLPIRQQIRKDIETLKQLPTLATEEVTLTLIALEEQIWQLPLAMAKVPEPVKDEDNLTLSNSTADWRENLAKTWHRFKEDFITIRRRNGSVEPLMSPSHQQNLKENLSLKLQQAQWAASKENEVLYIALLDKAQAWLFSYFDTSQEKTIKFNNVLQKLKSETIKFDYPTTLQSLNAIRNILRKPALEKLPDENHTEQPSGEQVKPAQNTNQEEGGNTI, from the coding sequence ATGACAGCTCCCACTTCTCCTGATAATAAAACGCCGAATAGCAAGAAAGAAGCCCTTGGCTCAGATAAAGACAACAGCGAAAAAACAACGGTAGACACTAAAAGAGAAGATGTGAAAAAAAGCACACCTAGTGCCGCTCCAATTAAGCATACTAGCAATACTATTTCCAAAACGGCAGTGTTTGCAGTGTTATTATCTATCGTAGCACTTGCAGGTATCGGTGCGTTATTTTATTGGCAACAACAGGTCGCTGCAGAAAGACAAACGCTAATAGAAGCACAACTACAATCGTCTAATCGTGCAGCTTTAACGCTCATTGAGCAGCGCTTAGAGACACAAAAAATACGATTCAACGAAACGTTAAAGCAAGCTTTAGACACAGTTCAAGCTACGAATGACAACCGCATTGCTCAATTAAACGCACAAATCTCTCGATTATCGCAGTCTTCACCACAAGACTGGCTCATACACGAAGCAGAATATCTTATTCGTGTTGCAAGTAGAACGATGTGGCTAGAGAGAGACACCATTGCCGCAATAAACCTATTATCCGACGCTGATGAACGGCTCAAAGAACTCAATGCGCCAAAGTTTTTACCTATTAGACAACAAATACGCAAAGATATTGAAACGTTAAAGCAGTTACCTACATTAGCAACCGAAGAAGTAACGCTAACACTTATCGCGCTAGAAGAGCAGATTTGGCAATTGCCTCTTGCGATGGCCAAAGTGCCAGAGCCTGTGAAAGATGAAGATAATTTAACACTGTCTAATAGCACAGCAGATTGGCGTGAAAATTTAGCAAAAACATGGCATCGTTTTAAAGAAGACTTTATCACTATCAGACGACGCAATGGCAGTGTAGAGCCGCTTATGTCGCCGAGTCACCAACAAAATTTGAAAGAAAATTTATCGTTAAAGTTGCAACAAGCACAATGGGCCGCAAGTAAAGAAAATGAAGTGTTATATATTGCGTTATTAGATAAAGCACAAGCTTGGCTATTTAGTTATTTTGATACAAGCCAAGAAAAAACAATTAAATTTAACAATGTATTACAAAAGTTAAAGTCAGAGACAATAAAGTTTGACTACCCAACAACATTACAGTCACTCAATGCGATAAGAAATATTTTGCGTAAGCCAGCCCTAGAAAAACTACCCGACGAAAATCATACTGAGCAACCATCAGGGGAGCAAGTTAAACCTGCACAAAACACGAATCAAGAAGAAGGTGGAAACACTATATGA